In Nocardioides jishulii, the DNA window CCCGCGCGGCGCGTCAGGCGGAGATGGACGCCAGGTTGGCGCTGCGTACGGCGGAGGAGCGGGCCCGGGCCGTGCACGGACGCGCCGACTCGTTGCTGCGCCAGGCCCGCGCCGAGCGGGATAACCGGGCCAAGGCCCAGGCGCGGCGTCAGCGCCTCGTACGCGAAGGTCGGGCCGCCGAGGCCGTCGGGGCGGCCGTCGCGGTCGTCCTGCACGCCCTGGAGTCCTCGGTCAACGAGGCGGCCGAGGAGCGGGCCGCCGTGGAACGCTCCCGCCACCAGCGCGAGGAGCAGCTGATGGCCGTACGTGCCCGGCTGCGCGACCTCACCCGCGACCACGACGAGCTGGTCAACTCCGTGCACCGCGACGAGCTGGCGCGGGCGCAGCAGCGGATGCGGATCGAGCAGCTCGAGGAGAAGGCCGTCGACGAGCTCGGCCTCGACCCCCAGGTGCTCGTCGACGAGTACGGGCCGCACCTGCCCGTGCCCTTCTTCGGCGAGGTGGCCGAGGGGGACGAGGCGCCCGAGCCCGTTGCCTTCGTCCGTGAGGAGCAGCTCAAGCGACTCAAGGCCGCCGAACGTGCGCTGACCCAGCTCGGGCGGGTCAACCCGCTGGCGCTGGAGGAGTTCACGGCCATGGAGGAGCGGCACAAGTTCCTCACCGAGCAGCTCGACGACCTCAAGCGCACCCGCAAGGACCTCATGGACATCGTCAAGGAGGTCGACCTCCGGGTCGAGCAGGTCTTCACCGAGGCCTACGCCGACGTGGAGAAGGCGTTCGACGCGACCTTCGCGCGACTCTTCCCGGGGGGAGAGGGCCGGTTGGTGCTCACCGACCCCTCCAACATGCTCACCACCGGCGTCGAGGTCGAGGCGCGCCCGCCGGGCAAGAAGGTGAAGCGGCTCTCGTTGCTGTCGGGCGGTGAGCGCTCGCTGGTCGCCGTCGCCTTCCTGGTCGCCCTCTTCAAGGCGAGGCCCTCGCCGTTCTACATCCTCGACGAGGTCGAGGCCGCCCTCGACGACACCAACCTCGGTCGCCTCCTGCAGATCTACGAGGAGCTGCGCGAGAGCTCCCAGCTCCTGGTCATCACGCACCAGAAGCGCACCATGGAGGTCGGCGACGCGCTCTGCGGCGTGACCATGCGGGGCGACGGCGTCTCGGCCGTGATCAGCCAGCGGCTGAAGGAGCCAGAACCGGCCTAGTCAGGTGGAGGGTTCCCACCCCTGTGCCACGCTTGTGGTGGACGAGGGCCACGGGGGCCCGACCTCGGCCTGACAGGGAGTTGTGGACGTGCTGGCGGTCCTGCTGATGACGTTGCTGAGCCTGGTCGTGGGCCTCCTCGTGCTCGCCTACGTGGCCTATCCGTACCGAGGCCGCGACGTCCCCCACGCACGGTGGCTGAGCCGGGTCATGCGTCGGGCCGCCGACCGGGTACCGCCGCTTCCCGACGACGAGGAACCCCTGATCCGCAGACGCTGAGTCTCTGGGAGGATGCTCCCCATGGATGCTCTGCCTGGCTGGACCTACGTGCTGATCGCTCTGTCGATCTTGGCTGTGATCGTCGTCGCGGTCGCCATCTCCGTGTCGCTCCGCGCGGGAGGAGGCAAGTCCGTTCCGCCGTCGGCGCCGACCGACGCCGTCACCCCGCCGCCCCGCACCGACCAGGAGGCGCCAGAGGTCACCGCCCCCACCGAGGTGCCCGGCCAGGAGGCCGCGGCGCCGCCGGTGCCGGAGGAGGCGGCTCCCACCCTCGAGCGCCCCGAGGGCACGGCCTCGCGCCTGGTGCGGCTGCGCCAGCGCCTCTCCCGCTCGCAGGGAGCGCTGGGCAAGGGGCTCCTGGCCCTGCTGTCGCGCGACAAGCTCGACGAGGACACGTGGGAGTCGATCGAGGACACCCTGCTGACGGCCGACATCGGGGTCGCGCCCACCACCGAGCTGGTCGACAACCTGCGTACGCGCCTGCGCGTCGAGGGCGGAGAAGCGGGTCACGCGCGCCAGGTCCTGTCCGAGGAGCTCCTCGCCCTCGTCAACCCCGACCTCGACCGTCGCCTGCAGGTCACCGGTGAGGACGGCAAGCCCGGCGTCGTCCTCGTCGTCGGCGTCAACGGCGTCGGCAAGACCACCACGGTCGGCAAGATCGGACGCATCCTCGTCGCCGAGGACCGTTCCGTCGTCATGGGCGCGGCCGACACCTTCCGCGCTGCCGCCGCCGAGCAGCTCGGTACCTGGGGCGAGCGTGTCGGCGTCGACGTGGTCCGCGGGCCGGAGGGTACCGACCCTGCCAGCGTCGCCTTCGAAGCGGTCAAGGAAGGCATCGCGCGCGGCGTCGACACCGTCCTGGTCGACACCGCCGGCCGTCTCCAGAACAAGGCCGGCCTGATGGACGAGCTCGGCAAGGTCAAGCGCGTCATCGAGAAGCTCGCCCCGGTCACCGAGGTGCTGCTGGTCCTGGACGCCACGACGGGTCAGAACGGCATGATCCAGGCACGGGTCTTCGCCGAGGCCGTCAACGTGACCGGCATCGTGCTCACCAAGCTCGATGGTTCGGCCAAGGGCGGCATCGTGGTCGCCGTCCAGCGCGAGCTCGGCGTACCGGTCAAGCTGGTCGGCCTCGGCGAGGGCCCGGACGACCTTGCCCCCTTCGACCCGCAGGCGTTCGTCGACGCCCTGCTGGGCTGAGGGGACCTCGGTGGGGAGCGGTCGGGTGACCTCGGTGCGGCGGGTCCTCTCCCGGGTGCGCGCCAAGGGCGGTGCCCTGCGCCGTCAGGCGCCGACGTCGTCCCCCCGCCCGGTCGGCGCCCGGGTGCGGCTGCTGCTGGAGAGCCCGCTCTTCGACGCCGAGTGGTACGCCCTGCGCACCGGTGCGCAGGGCGACAAGGAGGCGTTGGTCCGCCACTACCTGGCCACCCCGCGGGAGAAACGTACCTCGCCGCAACCGCTCTTCGACCCGGCGTGGTTCGCCCGCTCGTCCGCGATCGACCTGAGCGGCAAGGACCCCTTCCTCGTCTACCTGCGACGCAAGCCGTTCGGCAGGCCGACCCACCCCGCCTTCTCCACCGTCCACTACCGCCGCACCGTCCCGGGCGCCAAGGACCATCCGCACGGCCCGATCGGCCACTACCTGGAGGTGGGTGCGCCCGCCGGCGCTCCCGGCAACCGATGGCTACCGCTGGACGCCGACGGTCGCAGCCCTGATCTGCGGGCCTGGCTGCTGGAGCGCCACCGCGCCCTGGCCGCCCAGGCCGAGGCGGAGGCGCTGCCCGTCGTGACGCGCCGGGCCCTCAAGCACGTGCCCGAGGTGGAGGTCGACCTCGCCTCGCGGGTGGCCGACGTCGTGGTGGACGTCGTGCTGACCCCCGGCGGGAGCGCCGAGCACGTGCGTACGAGCGTTGCGTCGCTGCGGGCCCAGACCCACGGCGCGTGGCGACTCCTGGTGCTCGACGACGAGACCACCGCCGACGTCCTGGAGGCGATCGACGAGGTGGCACCGGCGGGTTCGGTGACCCGGGTGGACGTCTCCGGACTCCGCGGGACCACGGTGCTGGAGAAGGCGCTGGCTTCCGGCCAGGGTGCGTACGTCGCCTTCCTGACCGCCGCCGACACCTGGGCCCCCGACCGGCTGACGCGTCTCCTCGTGGCGGCCGAGCGCGAGCGGGCCGGTGCCGTGGCCGACGTGATGCAGATGGTCCGCGAGGACGGGACCTCCTACCTGTCGCGCGCGGGCATCGGCCACGGTGTCCCGACCCGCCGGGCCGGGATCGCCGCCGAGCGCCTGCTGCTGCGCCGCGCGACCGTGGACGAGGTCGGGCTCGACCGTTCCCTCCTCTCGGCCTGGGAGTTCGCGCTGCTCGCCCGTGTCGCCCAGCTCACCGGCGTGCCGCTGGTCGAGTCCGTCGGGGTGGTCCGCGACCTGGCCGCGTCCCGCGCCGCCCGGGGCCTGCCAGGTCCCAGACGCCCCGTCTTCAACCAGCGCGAGGTCGCGGCGTGGGCCGACGTCGTGCTCAACGACCTCCTGGTCGACTGGGAAGCCGAGGGTGAGGTCGCCCGCGAGGCCGACGTCGTCTCGGTGGTGATCCCCACCTACGCCGACTGGGAGATGACCACCACTGCCGTCGACCGCCTGGTCGAGCTCGCCCCCGAGACCGGCCACCGCCTGCAGGTGGTCGTCGTCGACAACGGTACCGACCCCGACGCCGCGGTGATGCTCGACCTCCTGACGCTGAGGTACGACTGCGTCGAGGTCGACCACCGCGTCACCAACCTCGGCTACGCACTGGGCAACAACGTCGCCGTGCCGAGGCTGCGGGGGGAGACCGTGGTCTTCCTCAACAACGACACCGAGGTGCAGCCGGGCTGGCTCGCGCCGCTGGTGGAGGCGCTCGAGGACGACACCGTCATCGGTGCGCAGCCGCTGCTGCTCTACCCCGACGGAACGATCCAGTGCGCGGGCCTGGCCTTCCCGAGCACCGGCGGGTTGGCGCAAGGCTTCCTGACCGGCTTCCCGCCCGAGGACGCGGCCGGGATCGAGGAGCTGCCCTTCCGCGCCGTGACGGGCGCGTGCCTGGCGATGCGCACCGCCGACGTGGTCGCGCTGCGTGGCTTCGACCCGATCTTCACCAACGGCATGGAGGACGTCGACCTCTGCCTGCGGGCCGCGTCCGTGCGTCCGGGCCGCTTCACCGTGCGCCCCGACTCGGTCGTGGTGCACCACGAGTCGAAGACGCCCGGCCGTCACCGTCACATCTCGGTGAACCGCCGGGTCTTCCTCGATCGCTGGCGCGGCCGGCTTCCCCAGGACGACGTCGACCTGTGGACCACGCGCGGCTTCGACGTGCACGGCCACGCGCTCTCGATCCACCAGCGCCTGGACCGCCACCTGGGGATGGTCGAGCCCGTGCTGGTGCGCCGTCGTGCGGTCGTCTCCGAGGGGCCGCCGCGGCTGCGCTGGGCGATCAAGAACCCGGCTCCCGCGACCCCCGCGGGGGACCTGTGGGGCGACACCCACTTCGCGAGCTCGCTGGCCGAGGCCCTGCGCTCGATCGGGCAGGAGGTCGTCGTCGACCGCCGGGACGCCTTCGACCGCCCGACCGGGCGCCACGACGACGTCAACCTGGTGCTGCGCGGCCTGACGGCCTTCTGGGCCACCGCCGAGAACGTCACCCTCGGGTGGGTCATCTCCCACCCCGAGCACCTCTCGGGGGCCGAGGCGGCGACGTACGACCGCGTGCTGGCCGCGTCGGTGCCGTGGGCCGAGCAGCAGACCCGCCGCTGGGGCATCCGGGTCGACCCGATGCTCCAGGCCACCGACCACCGCCTCTTCCACCCGGACCGGGCCGTGCCCGACACCGGTCACCCGGTCCTCTTCGTGGGCAGCGCGCGCGGGGTCCACCGGCCGATGGTGCGCGACGCCCTCGAGCAGGGGCTGCCGCTGTCGCTCTACGGCACCGAGTGGGAGAGGCTCGTGCCGCGCCGCGTGCTGAAGGGCACCTACCTCGCCAACGCCGACCTCGGCGCCGCCTACCGCTCCGCCGGCGTGGTGCTCAACGACCACTGGGAGGACATGCGGCTCGGCGGGTTCCTCTCCAACCGCCTCTTCGACGCCGTCGCCAGCGGTGCCCGCGTGCTGACCGATGACGTCACCGGCCTCGGCGACCTCTTCGGGCGTTCGGTCCAGGTGGCGCGCACGCCCGAGGACCTCGTACGCCTCAGCTCGCTCGCCGATCCCGACCTGGTCTTCGGCGACGACGAGGAGCGCCGGGCGACCGCGGAGCGGATCCGGCGCGAGCACTCCTTCGAGGCGCGGGCGCGTCGCCTCGTCGAGATCGCCGTCGAGGTCCGGGCCGAGCGCGGCTTCGACC includes these proteins:
- a CDS encoding glycosyltransferase, whose product is MTSVRRVLSRVRAKGGALRRQAPTSSPRPVGARVRLLLESPLFDAEWYALRTGAQGDKEALVRHYLATPREKRTSPQPLFDPAWFARSSAIDLSGKDPFLVYLRRKPFGRPTHPAFSTVHYRRTVPGAKDHPHGPIGHYLEVGAPAGAPGNRWLPLDADGRSPDLRAWLLERHRALAAQAEAEALPVVTRRALKHVPEVEVDLASRVADVVVDVVLTPGGSAEHVRTSVASLRAQTHGAWRLLVLDDETTADVLEAIDEVAPAGSVTRVDVSGLRGTTVLEKALASGQGAYVAFLTAADTWAPDRLTRLLVAAERERAGAVADVMQMVREDGTSYLSRAGIGHGVPTRRAGIAAERLLLRRATVDEVGLDRSLLSAWEFALLARVAQLTGVPLVESVGVVRDLAASRAARGLPGPRRPVFNQREVAAWADVVLNDLLVDWEAEGEVAREADVVSVVIPTYADWEMTTTAVDRLVELAPETGHRLQVVVVDNGTDPDAAVMLDLLTLRYDCVEVDHRVTNLGYALGNNVAVPRLRGETVVFLNNDTEVQPGWLAPLVEALEDDTVIGAQPLLLYPDGTIQCAGLAFPSTGGLAQGFLTGFPPEDAAGIEELPFRAVTGACLAMRTADVVALRGFDPIFTNGMEDVDLCLRAASVRPGRFTVRPDSVVVHHESKTPGRHRHISVNRRVFLDRWRGRLPQDDVDLWTTRGFDVHGHALSIHQRLDRHLGMVEPVLVRRRAVVSEGPPRLRWAIKNPAPATPAGDLWGDTHFASSLAEALRSIGQEVVVDRRDAFDRPTGRHDDVNLVLRGLTAFWATAENVTLGWVISHPEHLSGAEAATYDRVLAASVPWAEQQTRRWGIRVDPMLQATDHRLFHPDRAVPDTGHPVLFVGSARGVHRPMVRDALEQGLPLSLYGTEWERLVPRRVLKGTYLANADLGAAYRSAGVVLNDHWEDMRLGGFLSNRLFDAVASGARVLTDDVTGLGDLFGRSVQVARTPEDLVRLSSLADPDLVFGDDEERRATAERIRREHSFEARARRLVEIAVEVRAERGFDR
- the ftsY gene encoding signal recognition particle-docking protein FtsY, which produces MDALPGWTYVLIALSILAVIVVAVAISVSLRAGGGKSVPPSAPTDAVTPPPRTDQEAPEVTAPTEVPGQEAAAPPVPEEAAPTLERPEGTASRLVRLRQRLSRSQGALGKGLLALLSRDKLDEDTWESIEDTLLTADIGVAPTTELVDNLRTRLRVEGGEAGHARQVLSEELLALVNPDLDRRLQVTGEDGKPGVVLVVGVNGVGKTTTVGKIGRILVAEDRSVVMGAADTFRAAAAEQLGTWGERVGVDVVRGPEGTDPASVAFEAVKEGIARGVDTVLVDTAGRLQNKAGLMDELGKVKRVIEKLAPVTEVLLVLDATTGQNGMIQARVFAEAVNVTGIVLTKLDGSAKGGIVVAVQRELGVPVKLVGLGEGPDDLAPFDPQAFVDALLG